The genomic DNA CATGTAGAAAATTAATAAGTTCCAATTCGTGCtcaataataattcaaaaaggGCAAAAAAGATAAGATGTTTATACCTTTACAAGTGAACTTGGGCAAGACCGAGCTGTCATTCATTAAAAGCTGCATGAATTTCTCCCCTATCTGTAAGCTGATCTGTCTCTGGAAGGCTTTCTGCAAATGCTATTTAATCATCATTTTTCCATCGATGaaaaaactgaaagaaaaacatcaaactgcaattcaaataagaaaattatatcaAGCCAAATTGTTCTCTTTTCTGAATCCCAAATAAGgaaattatatcaaatattatatacttatattctTGTACATATGTAGGCTTAAACAGAACTTACGGTCAAAGGACCCTCGGTCATTAAGTTTGCATCTCCATCATTGGTTTTAGGCATCAATGAATTTCCTACGTCGATATCCCTATCTACATTGATGCAGTTTTGGGAATTTAATTCGGCCTTCAAGCACATCTGACAATCGAGTGGGTTGGGGACTTCTGCGTGCCTTAACTGCGATTCACAGTTTGGATCTGCGGTACCTTCATCGGGTACCACTAAAATGTAATACGCATCCTGGCCTTGcggaaaatggaaaagaaaaatgctaATTCAGAGtaaggaaaaaaattgaaaaaacaaccaaaaaaaaagcaCGTAATCACTAGAAAACTAGCCCCCCAGAAGTgagaaaataattcatttttcgAATCATCAAATCTTATGAACTGCAGCGTACCAGACATGTAAATCAAGGTATTAGGCATATCgtgagagtgaaagagagtACAACTACTGAGCTAAAAGTAGATATGTGTAATCGTTGACTTGCTACATGAAGAAGATGCATTAGACTCAACATTTGAACCAACCAAACTTCAACTGACTGCATTACTTCACCCAAAACCACACACAACTTGAGTTCACGATCCTCGTTCAATTCAACGAAATCATTTCGCTTCCAGAAGTGAAACACAGAATTCTAGACACAAAAGAGCATTTAAAACCAACAAGCAGGCACAAGCGCCTTTTCAATGCAAACAGATTCACCGAATCCAACAGCAAAACTCGAGAGGAGTCAGTCAATCGTCGACGAATTCAAAGCTAGAAAGAGCCTCcataattgagagagagaaacggTACGGACAGAAAGCGAGAAAATCTCACCTCCTCGCACGAATTCACCGCCATTCGAAGTGAGACAACAAGGTGGAGCTAGGGCTAGCTCCACAGAGAGAATGCGCACTGGACCGACTTATGCATTCTCGGGTCGGCTCTACATCGattcatatacatacatacagagagagagagagagagagaaatgcaACAACGGATGGAGCCGGTCGGAGTAAATTTATGCCTTATTGGCACGATTTGCCAGTAAAGCATCAGTCACGACACTGATGATGACGACAAAAGTTCCCTTCGTTTTGACGAAAGTACCCTCGTATTTATAATTATGAGTAATGATGCATGCACCTCTCTATTTACCTTCCATccatatacttatatttttaaataaatttaattttatactttaaattttttatataaaaatttaattttttattattttaattacactttatatatgtatttttaaataatttaactcataaaaaaattaatcaaattgacttattttactttactttttttacacatcaaaatattagaattaaattgatttaaaaatatttgttcgagagtataatcgaaataaaaaaaatttaaattatcatataaaaaaatgtcaaaatataaaagttaaattaatttaaaaatataaatctaaagatgtaattaaaataataaaaaatttaaatagccacacaaaaaagaatgaaaatagaaagagaaaaatataagttaGTTCTTTTTTacacttaattttaatattaatacaaacaaaattaaaattttaaaaaattaataatagctCTCTAAAAATtgttgataattaaaaatatttttttataaattatgaacTACTttgaaaacttaatttaaaaattatacattttttatgtgtaaaaggtctttttaatttttaaaaaacaaacacttttaatttttaaaatgtgttgaatatttttaaaaataattaataatttataaaatattattaatttttaaataattattcatatatcaaaattaaatattaaaagttaccgtacataattaatttttaaataattatacatataattataatctttgagttcaagtttaaaaaattttcaaaatttttaagttgtagtatcaaataagttatttttttaattttaaattaaattgatcattatattttaaaataataaaataaattattttattttaaaatttagggtAAAATTggttattaaactttaaaaagaaacaaattgtaTTTACGGGGATTCTTCGACATGAATTCGGGGTTTGATTTAGGTGTTTATGAATGTGTGGAATTATTTTAGTTGGGAATAGAGTTgagtattttaataaaattaaaatattattggaCAATATTAAGAATATATTTACCATAATAACTAATGTTGTcctaaatttaaaactatagtGACTTAGTActgttaaaaatataataattaaattagccCCGACTCTTACAATAACCAAAATCGAAAacaatttcaattttgagatTATCACCCCTAATTGAGATTTTGTTCAATGGATCCATCCACTAAACTACCATTAATATAAATGAttcaattaaaacaacaatCTTAAGAATAATTCATTAATGGAAATTAGAGAAGTGGTTTTGTTAGGTgcgtgtaaaaaaataaaaaatattaagtgaaaATTTATTGACTGTCGTTTAAcaataattgtttaaattttatttttttagtcaaaattttaaataaaatgagttttagTGTAAtagtaaaattgtttaaaaaaatagttattatttatatatatttccttttaGAGTTGATAATGttaattttctaattgctcTCTTACAGAAGTGCCTATTGTCTCTTAACACAAATCATATTTTAGTTAGTAACATAATATACCCTCTAATTTTgtcttaataaataataatataaatgagtCAGATAAATGTCATGATAAAGtccttaattaaaataacacttTCGCGAAAAAAAGTAATTAGttaaaacaacattttcaaGACACTTTAATGTAAATTATGTCTTGAAAAGGTTTCGATTTGATTATAATAATACATTCTTTACGTTTATAAGATCGTATGTCAttttcactttaattttttaaatctttgtttctttctctttccgcCCCCCCTAAATTTCAAGGTTTTTACTTAATAATGTTGCTTAGTAATCGGGATCCAAAACACAACATACTAGATTTTTGCAAGCACAACGCCTTTGTTTTCCAATGTATGCTCCGAAAGTCAAGTTAaaacttgatattttaaaaaagataaaaaagaataaaatagtaAATAGACATATCTCCCTCTTTTTTACTCTAGTTGGGAAAGTTAatgtttatataatttgattcaaaataatccGAGCATAATTTTTGTTGAAATCTTCTCTATGATATGTCCTCTATATATGGCTCCAAATGGTACTTGACACATGATTTTCGAACCATATCGGGAAATATTCTTTTAGCACCCAATGACACTAGGATCTCCGCAACGAAGGCCCTGTGTTACCTTTGAGTTGGTGTGTGAGAAGATTAAGAATTTCTTATCACTTGGTTACTcttgaaataaatatcaataattttgtaaaattatattatgtttttatgatAGTTATAAAAGTTAGAAAGTCATATAAGATGCACTGAGAATCAAGAACGATGTATTTATTACATGAAATTTCTTGTTCTACAATACAAAACATTTCTATTGTAGTTGGAAATTAATATTGATCG from Diospyros lotus cultivar Yz01 chromosome 4, ASM1463336v1, whole genome shotgun sequence includes the following:
- the LOC127800821 gene encoding uncharacterized protein LOC127800821 isoform X1; the protein is MAVNSCEEDAYYILVVPDEGTADPNCESQLRHAEVPNPLDCQMCLKAELNSQNCINVDRDIDVGNSLMPKTNDGDANLMTEGPLTKAFQRQISLQIGEKFMQLLMNDSSVLPKFTCKDNSAADRVHEAPNNRTRKYKRSASFNSRKVALLFSVLSIMGTVVLIYLTLRVRQIGVHD
- the LOC127800821 gene encoding uncharacterized protein LOC127800821 isoform X2 codes for the protein MAVNSCEEDAYYILVVPDEGTADPNCESQLRHAEVPNPLDCQMCLKAELNSQNCINVDRDIDVGNSLMPKTNDGDANLMTEGPLTKAFQRQISLQIGEKFMQLLMNDSSVLPKFTCKGFMKLLTTERGNTSAPLHSIQEKLLSFSLSCKLRTYHLIHLHS
- the LOC127800821 gene encoding uncharacterized protein LOC127800821 isoform X3 — encoded protein: MAVNSCEEDAYYILVVPDEGTADPNCESQLRHAEVPNPLDCQMCLKAELNSQNCINVDRDIDVGNSLMPKTNDGDANLMTEGPLTKAFQRQISLQIGEKFMQLLMNDSSVLPKFTCKGFMKLLTTERGNTSAPLHSIQEKLLSFSLSCQLWERWC